The genome window CTCCATCAAATGCAGTTACTGGTTTAGTTGTGAACTTTTTTCACACTGAAACAATGGATCGGTTTCTGAATGCTCTCATCAtctattttgaagattttttgaaGGTGGTCGAATATTTGTTGATAAGAGCCGATGAAACTAGTGGTCCACGGGCGAAGTTAAGGAATGAAAAATCTAATCATATTGATGTAATGATAGCAAGATTGTTAGTACGCCGACGGCTTATATTAGCACGGGAGTATAGCAAGGTAAGGTATCATTATACATGCAATCaagaaacaaatttattttgacTTAAAATAGAAGTGTTAGGGTTTTTATACATTATTAGAGGATTAGGCACTCGCCTTTTCAGAAGGCGTCGAAAATTTATGGCAACAAGGACGTCATGTGTAAATCCAACAATAACGGTTTGGTCAAGTACTTTCAATCGCAGGATACCATCATACATAATGTTCAATAGCAGGCGATCGAGAAAGGCACCCTATGCTGTTAGATTATAAAGTAAATCTCTGGTCTTCCCAAATTCCTCCataccccgtgagaaactgggtaatctTATAATGAACTTCACATACTTTCTATGAATCTGATGATATTATGCTTCGTACTTCTTACCCACTTgcggcaatatgcttttgtattctagaaacccaagtggtagcaggcgcgaatccggtgtcttTTTGTTCCTGACGGCTACCGGGAGGCATGGTTTCTGACAGATTAAGAAGCATTACGATTGTACAATGGTATGCACCAACGcaaatttccgatatagtggaaggGGAAGTTTTCTAGGAACAGTTCCACGCAGTTCAAGGCAAACTTCCTGAAGGTTATAaatacacatatatacatacacgcTCTGACAACATCTTCTTCGAACAGTTGAGAGAAAGCTCGACCATGGTGACAACTACACATACACTAAgtaactcgcctgagaatatcgataagcgCTGGGTCACTCAGGTGCAGCGCAGGTTATCGACCACTTCCCGAAGGTTCGATGAACAGAAGATTCTATTGATCGCTGCAAGTGATGGCGGACGTGGCGCGCTGCAACTCTGATACCGAGCGGAAACCCggcaagttcagcgtagtgtgcgccgtgacaaaaggggatttgttattgcgctggttagTCGatagtatcacatccggtgagctATCTTCTCTTATGAATTAAATGGTTAGTCGCCGTATAAGatctgttcctccaaacagaaaataaatcatttcggctatcgatgcactcaaacgaagcaaAGCCGGCGacctccccgcagagttatttatcgatgCACCTTcgctttctgcagatctgctacttccactcgtacagaagtcttgggaatccgagacctttcccagagaatggaaaaaggggatgatcggcACTCGTTTTAAGTGCGACAATTAGAGGAGTATCTGCGTTGTCCCTGACGTcgtaaaaataatagctaaaataatcctagaaagAGCAAGTTGGTTTTCGCTCCTGATCCTCCTACATTGGCCACATCAACAGCctttggatcattttggaatttagatttttgtttcacctgctcttcattgatttcaagaaaactttcgACAGCATGAACAGAGGGTGtatctggcatgctctacgcaggagcggTATTccagagaataataataataataatcgttggcgcaacaatccatattggatcagggccttgaagtgtgttagagcacttcattcaagaccgtaacggtacattaggaggcaatgtggtcagcattgcgctcgcccgagattattaccctgatttgactcaggtactcattcacagctgagtcaagtggtgtccgacatccaatcacgataacaaattcctctgcccctcttccgctacgatagcccagcgctctaaccacttgagccatccggtaTTCCAGAGAAGCTaaatgcaaaatgtcacgtactcaGGTGAGGTaaagtctcagaggaatttcAGGTTTAAAACGGAGTCCGCCAAGGTTTTACCTTAATATCACAcgggactaatgcaagtgacattaataattaacaCTTGCAAagcaaatagtgccttccgaatttctcaaaacgaattcatttaaattaattatattcaagagcaacagccgaaaacgaaaagcaccaccaaattgcaaatggcgtaatCCATGATCAGAACGAACCTTTCGACGTGGAGCAAACTTTACCGAACTGAAATCTTGAttgattgatcttctatcgtgcGTATTACGCACGGATCTTAATTGTGTTTCTTGCTTATCGCAGCTCACAGTTCAcacatatttatgtatatctGCGGGCATCTTAATTCACCATTTCGACTTGCAGCTAACACGCTTGTAGATATGTAGCACCATATTTGCCTAGAAGTTGCAATTCGTTCTTAACGAACTTTGATAAATGGAATCTAAAGTAGTAGTAATTAACCTACATATTTCTGATCCCTAGATTCTACTAGGAAAATACGACATGAAAAAGTACTATCATCGCGACGAATGTGACAATCGTTCGAAGACTATCCGGGACAAGTCCCTTCACGAACATTTCATATGTTATTGTACCCAAATTGTGTGGATCGCCATGTTCAGAAGAGCTTATTCCGTGATAGATGTTGAAATAAATCGACTCTTACGCTCAGGACATTTCAACGTAGCCGAAAAGCAACTTCccaatgttttgaaattttctaaaattcaACAGCAAATTCTATATGGCCCAAATGATAAGCGCACCAATTACCGAAAACAAAGATCACCATTAATTGAAGAGTTGGCCAATGTAATGCCTGAAGATGCTGATGTCCTTTGGATTGGCGAACGCAAGTACCGAGGCAAAGatcctcaaattaaaaaattagaGCTCGAATATGTCGTGGCTGACAGTCAATTATCTTTTATTGGGGTCTCACATGGAATTTTGGGACACCCTAAGGTTCTGTACAATACAATGTTGACACTTGATTGGCATGCCGTCCGATCAACTGGATTCTACAAAGAATACGACCCGTATAATTTGATAAAACAGCCACAAGTGGATCTATCATATTGGAATAAATTCGATAAATGGTATGTACTGATGATATTTGAAAACTATTTTATCCAATTTTAAGTACCTAGGTTGAATATCTATAATAAGTGGAAATTAGATTGCCAAGTGAGCTTCATCATGATTTTGTTGGCATCAAGCCAGCCAaccatttatttatatataagtaCTATACATCATCACCCTAGAGTTCATCTCCAGGGGTTCTTTTCCGAATCTTCCTCTGCAAAACTTGAAACCATACCATGCTACAATTTTCATGATTGAATAGGAAACTTTTGATGTCTACAGGAAGATCACATAGTGTGTACTAAAATGCATATCTTAAGCTTTATACTTGAATCCGGATCTTATTTGGCGATACTGTGAGCCAGCCGTTCTCTGGAATATGGTCCGACCCCAAGAGTAACATAATCATTCTGCTGATAGCAAGGTAGTAATTAAGGCTTTATACTCGGCGGTGGCATCTTCCATGCTAGTGGAGCAGTAAAAAtatgcgctgaacagtctgggcggtacCCTTAACGTCGTAAAAATATAGATGTGAAAAGGCAGGGCTTTGCTCTTGACAGTGGGCGCAGTCAGCGTCCTGGTAGCAGCTTTCAAAGGTGGAATCTACTTACACTACTTAACAGCCGGCGAAGATTCACCACCTgggccaagtcaaggaggatatGGTCCTGATATAACAAAACCCTTTTGggccagacgcatgcaaatgtTTACAAGAATACGACGGACTTCATGGGGCACCGGCCTATAAAATTTGTACTGCCGAAGTTATGGAGAGGGAGAAGAAACCCGATGGCTCTTCTTTTGCGACTGCGGACACTACACAAACAaatctttgaggacctcaaagagatctctagttgcaggTTCGAAATGCTACCCTGCGTAAATACTACGGCTAGCTCTGAAGACCGAagccggctggattctgctC of Hermetia illucens chromosome 4, iHerIll2.2.curated.20191125, whole genome shotgun sequence contains these proteins:
- the LOC119655217 gene encoding uncharacterized protein LOC119655217, which codes for MSLRLCEDTIVPKYKKGKWIWDEDHEKFKFIAQENGSPDWATPTPKLKFGVQFKDHLDQIDEIIFRSKFARPENSHDSDVITLQDIKDIVFFTAPSNAVTGLVVNFFHTETMDRFLNALIIYFEDFLKVVEYLLIRADETSGPRAKLRNEKSNHIDVMIARLLVRRRLILAREYSKILLGKYDMKKYYHRDECDNRSKTIRDKSLHEHFICYCTQIVWIAMFRRAYSVIDVEINRLLRSGHFNVAEKQLPNVLKFSKIQQQILYGPNDKRTNYRKQRSPLIEELANVMPEDADVLWIGERKYRGKDPQIKKLELEYVVADSQLSFIGVSHGILGHPKVLYNTMLTLDWHAVRSTGFYKEYDPYNLIKQPQVDLSYWNKFDKWYDREQPLFKLIDVKREEDIITRQKYLWKNRDKIMRETNFLRIEDFNIVKKCQREIERAEEGIKINRDKIVSDFLKEKAKLRKQKKSSAEL